tttttagtcattttgttatagtattttattgtattaattattttagtgtttttcataattttttattgtattatttgtatttatttttttatcattattttattaacactgggctgagtgggttgctaggagaccaagtgggcggagcttagccttctaactggcagcaattggacaaaaacaattattcctctccctctaattaggaatttatttttcttttctttttgttgtatcaacctagaggcatggatgtggggttgtgctgtcaattttcgaggttgtggggtgtttacttttgttgttttgtccgctgccgtgatgccatcactcttttatatatatagatagatgtctaTAAGACGTTAATGGTTGTAACCTTCcggtctgtctctctctcttatgTACaggcgtctctctctctctctctgggtgtGTCAGTCTGTCCGTCCGTCTTGAGGGCCATGTCGGGGTCGGTCCTGCGTCGGGAGGGCCCGCAGTTCATCAGCGAGGGGGCGGTGCGGGGCAACGCGGCGCTGCTGGACTACTGCCGGACGTCGGTCTCGGCGCTCTCGGGGGCCACGGCGGGGATCCTGGGCTTGACGGCCTTGCACGGCTTCGTCTTCTACTTCCTGGCCTCGCTGCTCCTCTCGCTGCTCCTGGTGCTCAAGGCCGGGCGCCGGTGGGGAAAGTGCT
This genomic window from Anolis carolinensis isolate JA03-04 unplaced genomic scaffold, rAnoCar3.1.pri scaffold_7, whole genome shotgun sequence contains:
- the emc6 gene encoding ER membrane protein complex subunit 6 — its product is MSGSVLRREGPQFISEGAVRGNAALLDYCRTSVSALSGATAGILGLTALHGFVFYFLASLLLSLLLVLKAGRRWGKCFKSRRPLFTGGLIGGLFTYILFWTFLYGMVHVY